Genomic segment of Acidobacteriota bacterium:
CATCGCCCTGCAGGAAAGTCATCCCTTCGCTGCCGTGCAAGGCTTCGCAAGCCCGAATGTTGTCGTCCACCAGGTCGATGCCGGTAACCGTCGCCGGGGCGCGGTAGCGGTGCATGTAGGAGCAGCCGCCGCCGGTGCCGCAGCCGACTTCGAGGACGTCCTTGCCGGTCAGGTCGGAGCCGCCGATCAGGCACTCGTAGAGCTGAATGTTGAGGCGAAAGGGCTCGTCTTCGGGCTGCAGGTCGGGTGCCCCCGGGGCGCCGTCGCCGAGGCCGACGAAGCCGAGGTTCATGAACACCGGCGGCGCGCCGAAGAGAGCCTGCGCCGAGTTGTAGAGAATGCGCGTCCAGAGGCGAATGCCGAGCCCCGGCTTGGTGGCGACCTCGCGCACCTCGGGCATCGCCTCGGTGAGGCGCTGGTAGATGCCGTGAAAGACCTCCGGCGAGCGCGGCGCGCTGTCCGGACAGGCACGGTTGACCTGCTGGGCGATCTGCGACCAGCGCTGCGGATGGTCCGTCGACCAGTCGGCCAGGCCCTCCCAGAGGAACGAGCGGAGCTGGAACCAGTCGAGCGGCGAGACGTCTTGGTAGGTGACCGGGCGGTGATGAACGACGGTGCTGGAGGTCATCGGCAGGCAGTTCTCCCCGCAACTGAGAAAGCGAGATTTTCCGAGGCTTTCGAGCCTATCGCCGATAGGTCTTATCGGCTTCTCCGAGATTGCGGCCGCCGGACGGGCCAAGGGCCAGTGCGCAATCTGGGATAAGTGGCCTGCTGAAGCCTTGACTTATACACAGGGAGCGGAGCTCCACTTCGGGCGCCGCAGTCGGACCCTGAACGGTCCTTGG
This window contains:
- a CDS encoding class I SAM-dependent methyltransferase, whose product is MTSSTVVHHRPVTYQDVSPLDWFQLRSFLWEGLADWSTDHPQRWSQIAQQVNRACPDSAPRSPEVFHGIYQRLTEAMPEVREVATKPGLGIRLWTRILYNSAQALFGAPPVFMNLGFVGLGDGAPGAPDLQPEDEPFRLNIQLYECLIGGSDLTGKDVLEVGCGTGGGCSYMHRYRAPATVTGIDLVDDNIRACEALHGSEGMTFLQGDALSLPVPSDSFDALVNLESSGCYPSMDSFLAEVRRVLRPGGEFLFADLRPTAEEWGPDRTLDGLRHQLADSGLEVLQERNITANVLASIDLQEEARQGALEALGVVGADRLHFDEIMLCHGSHNYRKLKTGELQYWNFTCRSPASEEVP